One genomic window of [Clostridium] scindens ATCC 35704 includes the following:
- a CDS encoding cation-translocating P-type ATPase: MLTSLQARKNQEIYGFNELVEGKKKSMIQIFLEQFKDFLVIILIIAAIVSGFLGDAESAAVIFIVITINAILGTVQTVKAEQSLNSLKQLSAPEAKVIRDGVVIQIPSREVTVGDEVVIEAGDCIPADGKLLECASLKVDESALTGESLSVEKSLEEASEGAALGDQTNKVFSGSFSTYGRGTFEVTAIGMETEVGKIAKLLKTTSEKRTPLQINLDDFGKKLSIIILVFCAILFAINVIRGGSAVDAFLFAVALAVAAIPEALSSIVTIVLSFGTQKMAKEHAIIRKLQAVEGLGSVSIICSDKTGTLTQNKMTVEDYYVDGKRISVADINLDDRNQKMLLNCSMLCNDSTNTDGQEIGDPTETALINLGSNLGMEAAMTRERYPRMSEVPFDSDRKLMSTAHVFGDRYVMVAKGAVDVLLRRMSHIRIGDTVREITDEDQMQIEIQNLEFSRDGLRVLAFAYKELDGEKELSIEDEEGLTFLGLIAMMDPPREESKAAVEECIKAGIRPIMITGDHKITAAAIAKRIGILKDESEACEGAVIEEMSDEELKDFVEKISVYARVSPEHKIRIVRAWQEKGNIVAMTGDGVNDAPALKQANIGVAMGITGSEVSKDAAAMVLTDDNFATIIKAVENGRNIYQNIKNSIQFLLSGNFGAILAVLYASIAGLPVPFAPVHLLFINLLTDSLPAIALGLEPHSKEVMKQKPRPMNESILTKQYLLSIGTEGLSIGIMTMAAFLIGYRSGDAILASTMAFGTLCTSRLVHGFNCKSSRPVLFTKRFFNNIYLIGAFLIGLVLITGVLVIPGLQGIFKVASLNMGQLLTVYGLALLNLPVVQLLKWIRNSR; encoded by the coding sequence ATGCTAACAAGTTTACAAGCAAGAAAAAACCAAGAGATTTATGGGTTTAATGAACTGGTAGAAGGCAAGAAAAAAAGCATGATCCAGATATTCCTGGAGCAATTCAAAGACTTTCTTGTCATTATTCTGATCATTGCAGCGATCGTATCAGGTTTTCTTGGAGATGCAGAGAGCGCGGCCGTTATATTTATCGTCATTACTATCAATGCGATTCTAGGGACCGTACAGACGGTAAAGGCAGAGCAGTCGCTAAACAGTTTAAAACAACTGTCAGCACCCGAGGCAAAGGTAATCAGAGATGGCGTGGTGATACAGATACCATCCAGAGAAGTAACTGTTGGAGATGAAGTAGTAATTGAGGCAGGTGACTGTATCCCTGCAGACGGAAAACTTTTGGAGTGTGCAAGCCTCAAAGTCGATGAGAGCGCGCTGACAGGAGAGAGTCTGTCCGTGGAGAAGTCGTTGGAAGAAGCGTCGGAAGGCGCTGCATTGGGAGACCAGACGAACAAAGTGTTCTCTGGAAGTTTTTCCACATATGGAAGAGGAACGTTCGAAGTTACGGCTATTGGAATGGAGACAGAAGTAGGGAAGATTGCCAAGTTATTGAAGACGACATCGGAAAAACGAACACCCCTCCAGATAAATCTGGATGACTTTGGAAAGAAACTGTCTATCATTATACTTGTATTCTGCGCAATTTTATTTGCCATTAATGTGATAAGGGGCGGTTCTGCTGTGGATGCATTCCTATTTGCGGTAGCCCTGGCCGTAGCAGCGATTCCGGAGGCGCTTAGTTCTATCGTAACGATCGTACTGTCATTCGGCACCCAGAAAATGGCCAAGGAACATGCAATTATAAGAAAACTTCAGGCGGTTGAGGGCCTGGGGAGCGTATCCATCATCTGCTCGGATAAAACAGGAACTCTGACGCAGAATAAAATGACAGTGGAAGACTACTATGTGGATGGAAAGAGAATCTCCGTGGCTGATATTAATCTTGATGACAGAAACCAGAAGATGCTTCTTAATTGCAGCATGCTCTGTAACGATTCCACCAATACAGATGGACAGGAAATAGGAGATCCGACGGAAACGGCACTGATCAATCTTGGAAGCAATCTTGGCATGGAAGCGGCTATGACCAGGGAAAGGTATCCTCGTATGTCGGAAGTCCCATTTGACAGTGACAGGAAATTGATGTCTACAGCACATGTCTTCGGAGATCGATATGTGATGGTAGCCAAGGGGGCGGTAGATGTACTTCTGAGGCGTATGAGCCACATCAGGATTGGCGATACTGTTAGAGAGATAACGGACGAGGACCAAATGCAGATCGAGATACAGAATCTGGAGTTTTCCAGAGACGGGTTGAGAGTGCTGGCATTCGCATATAAAGAACTGGATGGAGAGAAAGAATTATCTATAGAAGATGAAGAGGGTCTTACATTCCTGGGATTGATCGCAATGATGGATCCGCCGAGGGAAGAATCCAAAGCGGCGGTGGAAGAATGTATAAAGGCAGGAATCAGGCCTATAATGATCACCGGTGATCATAAGATTACCGCAGCGGCAATTGCAAAAAGGATCGGTATACTGAAGGATGAATCAGAGGCTTGCGAAGGCGCTGTGATAGAAGAAATGTCAGATGAAGAACTGAAAGATTTCGTAGAGAAGATATCAGTATATGCCAGGGTATCCCCGGAGCATAAGATCAGGATTGTGCGGGCTTGGCAGGAGAAAGGGAATATCGTAGCCATGACTGGGGACGGGGTAAATGATGCGCCAGCTCTGAAGCAGGCCAACATAGGCGTTGCCATGGGAATTACAGGAAGCGAAGTATCCAAAGATGCGGCGGCAATGGTTCTGACGGATGATAACTTTGCAACAATTATTAAGGCAGTTGAGAATGGGCGAAATATATATCAGAATATCAAGAATTCCATTCAATTTCTGTTGTCCGGAAACTTTGGCGCGATATTGGCCGTGCTGTATGCATCAATTGCCGGACTTCCGGTACCATTTGCGCCAGTGCATCTGCTTTTTATCAACCTTCTGACCGATAGTCTTCCAGCCATTGCATTGGGACTGGAGCCGCATTCCAAGGAAGTCATGAAGCAGAAGCCGCGCCCCATGAACGAATCTATATTGACGAAGCAGTATCTTCTCAGCATAGGCACCGAGGGGCTTAGCATAGGCATTATGACGATGGCAGCATTTCTGATCGGATACAGAAGCGGTGATGCCATTCTGGCAAGCACGATGGCATTTGGCACTTTGTGCACCAGCCGGCTTGTCCATGGATTTAACTGCAAATCCAGCCGCCCGGTACTATTTACAAAAAGATTTTTTAATAATATCTACCTGATCGGAGCATTTTTAATTGGGCTTGTGTTGATTACAGGCGTATTGGTGATTCCGGGGCTGCAGGGTATATTCAAAGTAGCAAGCCTTAATATGGGGCAGCTGCTGACTGTATACGGACTAGCATTATTGAATCTGCCTGTGGTACAGTTGTTGAAATGGATTAGAAATTCTAGATAG
- a CDS encoding AI-2E family transporter gives MELSRETVKRIKGLIVFAALVVACLWKYDVVVSVLAFIFHVIFPFVLGGAIAFILNVPMNFIQRHLFAPERVERHKIQKKIARPVSMLIVIFGVFGIVALVMFVLIPQLGDTFSNLGSSIQAFIPKVQEWAEKLFHDNKEIMTWVNSLKFDWNKIMGAGIDFFKNGAGSVLDSTITAAKSIVSGITTFFIAFVFAVYILLQKEKLGIQAKKVLFAFVRKGRAEAAMEVLSLTYNTFSSFLTGQCLEAIILGSMFVVTMTLFKLPYALLVGIVIAFTALIPIFGAFIGCAVGAFLIFMVDPFKALIFVILFLILQQIEGNLIYPHVVGNSVGLPSIWVLAAVSIGGSLMGIVGMLIFIPIISVVYALFREIVYLKLRQKKINPKELE, from the coding sequence ATGGAATTAAGTAGAGAGACGGTAAAAAGAATAAAAGGACTGATCGTTTTTGCCGCATTGGTTGTGGCCTGCCTGTGGAAGTATGATGTGGTGGTATCGGTTCTTGCGTTTATCTTTCATGTCATATTTCCATTCGTGCTTGGCGGAGCGATCGCATTCATTTTGAATGTGCCGATGAATTTCATCCAGAGGCATCTATTCGCGCCGGAGAGGGTAGAAAGGCATAAGATACAGAAGAAGATTGCCCGTCCGGTCAGTATGCTGATCGTAATATTCGGAGTGTTTGGCATTGTGGCGCTTGTAATGTTTGTTCTGATACCGCAATTAGGAGATACATTCTCTAATCTGGGAAGCAGCATTCAGGCGTTCATTCCAAAGGTACAGGAATGGGCGGAAAAATTATTCCATGACAATAAGGAGATTATGACCTGGGTCAACAGCCTGAAATTCGATTGGAATAAGATCATGGGCGCAGGCATAGATTTCTTCAAGAATGGGGCAGGAAGCGTGCTTGATTCTACGATTACTGCTGCAAAGAGCATTGTGAGCGGAATTACTACCTTCTTTATCGCATTTGTATTTGCGGTCTATATCCTGCTCCAGAAGGAAAAACTAGGCATTCAGGCTAAAAAGGTCCTATTTGCCTTTGTAAGAAAAGGCCGGGCTGAGGCTGCTATGGAAGTATTGTCGCTGACCTACAATACATTCTCAAGTTTCCTGACTGGCCAGTGCCTGGAGGCCATTATCTTAGGGAGCATGTTCGTCGTAACCATGACGCTTTTTAAACTGCCTTATGCTTTGCTGGTAGGGATTGTCATCGCGTTTACGGCCTTGATTCCAATATTTGGTGCATTTATCGGCTGTGCTGTGGGAGCATTCCTGATATTTATGGTAGATCCATTTAAGGCGCTTATATTTGTAATTTTGTTCCTGATACTCCAGCAGATAGAGGGGAATCTGATCTATCCTCACGTAGTAGGTAATTCAGTAGGGCTTCCATCCATCTGGGTACTGGCGGCAGTCAGTATCGGAGGAAGCCTGATGGGGATCGTTGGAATGCTGATTTTTATACCGATTATCTCTGTAGTATATGCGCTGTTCCGGGAAATCGTCTACTTGAAATTAAGACAAAAAAAGATAAATCCCAAAGAACTTGAATAA
- a CDS encoding dipeptidase gives MNFDAHSDIWTDVTQHHLKGERDIFRKYHYERLKKGQIEGGIFVIWNDPPYDKDPLKRTRQMMEAIACEEPDCADILKVSHSYSDMMTARSEGKMYAFIGLEGLKSIGEDLDLIDEFYQFGARHAGLTWNEENPLATGALGTPERGLTDVGRRAVRKIQDLGMILDVSHLNDASFWDLLDTATGPVVATHSNCRALCNRPRNLMDDQLKELARTGGIVGLNSFNEFVHMEEDKQTLENLVKHLVHMVEVMGIDHVGFGFDFSEFLEGDTLGSFSSQSTPFTIGLEDASYVPNVIEEMKRVGFHEDEIEKIAYKNWHRIIKEVVK, from the coding sequence ATGAACTTTGATGCACATTCTGATATTTGGACCGATGTAACGCAGCATCATCTAAAGGGAGAGCGTGATATCTTCCGTAAATATCATTATGAACGGCTGAAAAAAGGGCAGATCGAAGGAGGCATCTTCGTCATATGGAATGATCCTCCCTATGACAAGGACCCGCTGAAGCGTACCCGCCAGATGATGGAGGCCATTGCCTGCGAAGAACCTGATTGTGCTGATATCCTTAAGGTATCGCACTCATATTCCGATATGATGACTGCAAGAAGTGAAGGAAAGATGTATGCATTTATCGGACTGGAAGGTTTAAAGAGTATTGGGGAAGACTTAGACCTTATCGACGAGTTCTACCAATTTGGCGCAAGGCATGCAGGGCTTACCTGGAATGAGGAAAATCCTCTGGCTACCGGAGCCCTTGGCACCCCGGAGCGCGGGTTAACAGACGTGGGCCGCAGGGCTGTGAGAAAGATTCAGGATCTGGGAATGATACTGGATGTGTCCCATCTAAATGATGCATCCTTCTGGGATCTCCTTGACACTGCCACAGGCCCTGTTGTAGCAACCCACTCTAACTGCCGGGCACTGTGCAACCGCCCGCGGAATCTGATGGATGACCAGTTAAAAGAACTGGCACGCACAGGCGGCATAGTCGGGCTCAATTCATTTAATGAATTCGTTCATATGGAGGAAGATAAGCAGACTCTGGAAAACCTGGTAAAACATCTTGTCCATATGGTGGAAGTAATGGGCATTGATCATGTCGGTTTCGGATTTGACTTTTCTGAATTCCTGGAGGGAGATACCTTGGGCTCTTTCAGCAGCCAGTCTACTCCTTTTACCATCGGACTTGAGGATGCCTCTTATGTACCAAATGTCATTGAGGAAATGAAGCGCGTCGGATTCCACGAAGATGAGATTGAAAAGATCGCCTATAAGAACTGGCACAGAATCATCAAAGAAGTAGTCAAATAG
- a CDS encoding DUF819 family protein, protein MWGHIFDLQNPLVGADNTWVLWAICATGAAAAIYLEQRYKWAAKMTGAIVALIFAIILSNFGIIPMDAPVWDAVWGYVVPLSIPLLLLQCDMRKIGKESGRILIIFLIGSVGTACGALLAYTALHKFIPELAGLAGVFTGTYIGGTVNFAALGAAFDVSGDMISAATVADNLLMVLYFFVLIAMPSIGFFRKHFKHPYVDEVEAAAGVNVKENETNASAFWGRKEISLKDIALAAATGFVIVALSNVISTGLAGVIPKSNTFLQILNTLFGNMYLWITTIAMLCATFAPKFFGEIKGTQELGTFLIYLFFFVIGVPASVPMIIKNSPLLLLFAAIIVIVNMLFSLIAGKLLKFNLEDIILASNANIGGPTTAVAMAVSKGWTKLIGPIVLIGTLGYVLGTYFGLIVGSILGL, encoded by the coding sequence ATGTGGGGACATATATTCGATCTACAAAATCCGCTGGTTGGAGCGGATAACACCTGGGTGCTGTGGGCTATCTGTGCTACCGGCGCCGCTGCCGCAATATATCTGGAGCAGAGGTATAAATGGGCAGCAAAAATGACCGGTGCCATCGTTGCACTGATTTTCGCAATCATCTTATCGAACTTTGGAATCATTCCAATGGACGCTCCTGTATGGGATGCCGTATGGGGTTACGTTGTACCGCTTTCTATTCCACTATTATTGCTGCAGTGCGATATGAGAAAGATTGGAAAGGAATCAGGGCGTATCCTGATTATATTCCTAATTGGCTCGGTAGGTACCGCTTGCGGCGCGTTGCTCGCTTATACGGCGCTCCACAAATTTATTCCGGAACTTGCCGGACTTGCGGGCGTATTTACCGGAACCTATATCGGAGGTACGGTAAACTTTGCCGCTCTTGGAGCAGCGTTCGATGTATCTGGCGACATGATATCTGCCGCAACGGTTGCAGATAACTTACTGATGGTACTGTACTTCTTCGTATTGATAGCAATGCCATCTATCGGATTCTTCCGCAAGCATTTCAAGCATCCATATGTGGATGAAGTGGAAGCGGCTGCCGGAGTTAATGTAAAGGAAAATGAGACAAATGCCTCCGCGTTCTGGGGCAGAAAAGAAATTTCCCTAAAAGATATCGCATTGGCCGCTGCAACAGGATTTGTTATTGTTGCATTGTCTAACGTAATATCTACAGGACTTGCAGGCGTGATACCGAAATCTAATACATTCCTGCAGATATTGAATACACTGTTCGGAAATATGTACTTATGGATTACGACAATTGCCATGCTTTGTGCAACATTTGCACCTAAGTTCTTTGGCGAAATCAAGGGTACGCAGGAACTAGGTACATTCTTAATCTACCTGTTCTTCTTCGTAATCGGTGTTCCGGCATCCGTACCTATGATTATCAAGAATTCGCCGTTACTGCTCTTATTTGCGGCTATCATCGTAATTGTAAATATGCTTTTCAGCCTGATCGCCGGAAAGTTATTGAAGTTCAATCTGGAAGATATTATCCTTGCCTCCAATGCCAACATCGGCGGACCAACAACGGCCGTTGCTATGGCTGTATCTAAGGGCTGGACCAAGCTGATAGGACCTATCGTACTGATTGGTACTCTGGGATATGTTCTTGGAACATACTTTGGATTGATCGTAGGCAGCATCTTAGGATTATAA
- a CDS encoding spore maturation protein — translation MKLFMYVTDFIVPLVIFGIVSYGVLMKVNVYDTFIKGAKSGFFTVIKIMPTLIGLMVAVGVLRASGFLDFLSGIIGQFTEYIGFPGELVPLTVVKMFSSSAATGLLLDAFKEYGTDSYIGLVASISMSCTETIFYTMSVYFMTAKVTKTRYTLGGAMLATFAGLVASTVLAGMMVAG, via the coding sequence ATGAAATTATTCATGTATGTCACGGATTTTATCGTTCCGCTGGTAATATTCGGAATTGTCAGTTATGGAGTGCTGATGAAGGTAAATGTCTATGATACCTTCATCAAAGGCGCCAAAAGCGGCTTTTTCACGGTAATTAAAATAATGCCGACGCTGATCGGGCTTATGGTGGCAGTAGGAGTGCTGCGGGCTTCGGGATTCCTTGATTTTCTGTCAGGAATTATCGGGCAGTTTACGGAATACATAGGATTTCCAGGAGAACTGGTGCCGCTTACAGTGGTAAAGATGTTCTCTTCTTCGGCGGCCACGGGGCTGCTTCTGGATGCGTTCAAGGAGTATGGAACGGACTCGTACATAGGGCTGGTGGCATCCATCAGCATGTCCTGCACGGAGACTATATTCTACACCATGAGCGTCTACTTTATGACAGCCAAAGTCACGAAGACCAGATATACTCTGGGAGGCGCCATGCTTGCGACCTTTGCAGGGCTTGTGGCCAGCACGGTGCTGGCTGGGATGATGGTGGCCGGGTAA
- a CDS encoding Wadjet anti-phage system protein JetA family protein: MQLRNEIPDTFWSLFRSVNREIYIDALLYINEEYQYNNYFLTKEACIQILGDMNARKRYELQWEESESEFDMLETPSSRILNWLLRTGWLKRIEDYNTLVTNIVIPDYSAIFIDAFERLSSEDMEETDIYIQNVYATLFSFQNDARANLGMLRTALVNTRRLNKALQDMLHNMDKFFARLLDQKSYGDLLREHLDGYVEEIVRKKYHILKTSDNFYIYKMDIKKCLRDMREDEAWIEQVRERSRAMGDTGEDVLELLDLIERGFDDIEHRIANMDKEHTKYVRATVTRLNYLLSGESDTKGLVVKLLNRMSESADYDEVLAKTGEKMNLSLLEILSEKSLYKRRKGRRYFISQMEPDEEIADLDKEDVLKLNRIQVRYTKEQIEAFIESHMDQNDIMDAAQVDITDEESFEKLILAYDYSTRGSSKYMVLEEEPKMIEKGPYKYPALKFVRRRL, from the coding sequence ATGCAGTTACGCAATGAGATCCCAGACACGTTCTGGAGCCTGTTCCGGTCCGTGAACCGGGAGATATACATTGATGCGCTATTATATATCAATGAAGAATACCAATATAATAACTATTTCCTTACCAAAGAGGCATGCATCCAGATTCTAGGCGATATGAATGCCAGGAAGCGGTACGAACTTCAATGGGAAGAAAGCGAGTCTGAATTCGATATGCTGGAGACGCCGTCATCCCGTATCTTGAACTGGCTTCTTCGGACCGGATGGCTTAAACGGATAGAGGATTATAATACGCTGGTGACCAATATCGTGATCCCGGACTATTCCGCCATATTTATTGATGCTTTCGAACGCCTCAGTTCCGAGGATATGGAGGAGACAGACATCTATATCCAGAATGTCTATGCCACGTTATTTTCCTTTCAGAACGATGCAAGAGCCAATCTGGGCATGCTTCGCACGGCTTTGGTGAATACACGCAGGCTTAATAAGGCGCTGCAGGATATGCTCCATAATATGGACAAGTTTTTTGCACGGCTCTTGGATCAAAAGTCTTATGGCGATCTTCTAAGAGAGCATCTGGACGGGTATGTGGAGGAAATCGTGAGGAAGAAGTATCATATCTTGAAGACTTCGGACAATTTCTATATCTATAAGATGGATATTAAGAAGTGTCTGCGCGATATGCGGGAGGATGAAGCGTGGATAGAGCAGGTAAGAGAACGTTCAAGGGCCATGGGAGATACAGGGGAGGATGTATTGGAACTTCTGGATCTGATCGAGAGGGGATTCGATGATATTGAGCATAGGATCGCCAACATGGACAAGGAACATACCAAATACGTCCGCGCGACGGTAACCAGGCTTAACTATCTGCTTAGCGGAGAATCGGATACGAAAGGACTGGTCGTAAAACTTCTGAACCGAATGTCAGAGAGCGCGGATTATGATGAGGTGCTGGCAAAGACGGGGGAGAAGATGAATCTCTCCCTGCTGGAGATATTATCGGAGAAGTCCTTGTATAAAAGGCGGAAGGGGCGAAGATACTTTATCAGCCAGATGGAGCCGGATGAAGAGATTGCGGACCTTGACAAGGAAGATGTGCTGAAGCTTAACCGCATCCAGGTACGCTATACCAAGGAACAGATTGAGGCCTTCATTGAATCCCACATGGATCAGAACGATATTATGGATGCGGCACAGGTAGATATAACGGATGAGGAATCCTTTGAAAAATTGATCTTGGCCTATGATTACAGTACCAGAGGGAGCAGCAAGTACATGGTGCTGGAAGAAGAGCCAAAGATGATAGAAAAAGGGCCGTATAAGTATCCGGCGCTGAAGTTTGTAAGGAGAAGATTATGA
- a CDS encoding DUF4194 domain-containing protein: MIDYFEQLSQEEQEDITEVIQILYRQTFLLERKYDKRSGRMQYVREYRICSKHLEFLRAYYKVAGITLKENAHMGLIYIQGEALWGEKLPRLATIYLLVLKLIYDEQMASVSSSSYIVTTLGAVNGKAGDFRVLHGLPSPTEMRRTIALLKKYQIIEPLDVLEELNEHTRLIIYPCIHAVLMGDDIKELLETFGEEENIGDEAAIQSTFEDMPE, encoded by the coding sequence ATGATAGACTATTTTGAACAGCTAAGCCAGGAAGAGCAGGAGGATATCACGGAGGTAATCCAGATCCTGTACCGCCAGACATTTCTGCTGGAGAGGAAGTATGACAAAAGGTCGGGGCGCATGCAGTATGTGCGGGAGTATCGGATATGCAGCAAGCATCTGGAATTCTTAAGGGCATATTATAAAGTTGCGGGCATTACATTGAAAGAGAATGCCCATATGGGCCTGATCTATATCCAGGGGGAGGCTTTGTGGGGAGAGAAGCTGCCAAGGCTTGCAACCATCTATCTGCTGGTATTAAAACTCATCTATGATGAGCAGATGGCGTCGGTATCTTCCAGCAGTTATATTGTCACCACGTTGGGGGCGGTCAACGGAAAGGCAGGAGACTTCCGGGTGCTCCATGGCCTGCCTTCTCCTACGGAAATGCGCCGGACCATCGCGCTTCTTAAGAAATATCAGATCATAGAGCCGCTGGACGTTCTGGAGGAATTGAACGAGCACACGAGGCTTATCATATATCCCTGCATTCACGCGGTGCTGATGGGGGATGACATTAAGGAACTGTTAGAGACATTTGGCGAGGAGGAGAACATTGGAGACGAAGCAGCCATTCAAAGCACTTTCGAGGATATGCCTGAATAA